In the Streptomyces fradiae ATCC 10745 = DSM 40063 genome, one interval contains:
- a CDS encoding 3-deoxy-7-phosphoheptulonate synthase, with product MDDALLDIRCEQALQQPPWEDEAHVLRVRKELAARAPLVTAEDVRALRSALARVAAGEAHVVQAGDCAEDPAERTRDHVARKAGLLSMLAGSLEMDTCRPVVRVGRMAGQFTKPRSRPTERVGDLELPVYRGHMVNSPEPSPEARRPDPDRLLGGYEAARDIMGHLGWLGAPGGADRMGTPVWTSHEALLLDYEVPMLRRQADGGLLLASTHWPWIGERTRQLDGAHVALLSEVVNPVACKVGPGMTAGDLLALCERLDPGREAGRLTLIARMGAGTAAERLPSLVAAVRAAGHPVIWLTDPMHGNTVSTPDGLKSRFLEAVTREIDEFQHAVTEAGGVAGGLHLETTPDDVTECVRDGSEAHLVGTRYTSFCDPRLNPVQALAAVSAWWVSARSAEPAAV from the coding sequence GTGGACGACGCCCTGCTCGACATCCGCTGTGAACAGGCGTTGCAGCAGCCTCCGTGGGAGGACGAGGCCCATGTGCTGCGGGTACGCAAGGAACTGGCCGCCCGCGCCCCCCTCGTGACCGCCGAGGACGTGCGCGCCCTGCGGTCCGCGCTGGCCCGGGTCGCCGCCGGAGAGGCGCACGTCGTCCAGGCCGGCGACTGCGCCGAGGACCCCGCCGAGCGCACCCGGGACCACGTCGCCCGCAAGGCGGGGCTGCTGAGCATGCTCGCCGGCTCGCTGGAGATGGACACCTGCCGGCCGGTGGTGCGGGTAGGCCGGATGGCCGGCCAGTTCACCAAGCCCCGCTCCCGTCCCACCGAGCGGGTCGGCGACCTCGAACTGCCCGTCTACCGGGGCCACATGGTCAACAGCCCGGAGCCCAGCCCCGAGGCGCGCCGCCCGGACCCGGACCGGCTGCTCGGCGGCTACGAGGCCGCCCGCGACATCATGGGCCACCTGGGCTGGCTGGGGGCGCCCGGCGGGGCCGACCGGATGGGCACCCCCGTCTGGACCAGCCACGAGGCCCTGCTGCTCGACTACGAGGTGCCGATGCTGCGCCGGCAGGCGGACGGCGGGCTGCTGCTGGCCTCCACCCACTGGCCGTGGATCGGCGAGCGGACCCGGCAGCTCGACGGCGCCCACGTCGCCCTGCTGTCCGAGGTCGTGAACCCGGTCGCCTGCAAGGTCGGCCCCGGTATGACCGCCGGTGACCTGCTCGCCCTGTGCGAGCGGCTCGACCCGGGCCGGGAGGCCGGCCGGCTCACCCTCATCGCCCGGATGGGCGCCGGCACGGCCGCCGAGCGGCTGCCGTCGCTGGTGGCGGCCGTCCGCGCCGCCGGGCACCCGGTGATCTGGCTGACCGACCCGATGCACGGCAACACCGTGAGCACCCCGGACGGTCTGAAGTCCCGCTTCCTGGAAGCGGTCACCCGCGAGATCGACGAGTTCCAGCACGCGGTCACCGAGGCGGGCGGCGTCGCCGGCGGCCTCCACCTGGAGACCACCCCGGACGATGTCACCGAGTGCGTCCGCGACGGCTCCGAGGCGCACCTGGTCGGCACCCGCTACACCAGCTTCTGCGATCCGCGGCTCAACCCCGTGCAGGCCCTCGCCGCGGTCTCCGCCTGGTGGGTGTCCGCCCGTTCGGCCGAACCGGCCGCCGTCTAG